The Mycolicibacterium lutetiense genome window below encodes:
- a CDS encoding class I SAM-dependent methyltransferase: MAKPRRTTPRPHTAGMSSAISLLQLAAHTVPIPTPPQPIVIADYGAGTAQNSMQPINAAIAAVRGRTRPEHSVLVTHTDVADNDFTTMFRILEEDPESYRHRDSATFSSAIGRSFYSQILPSNSVHLGWSAWAVARLSTVPMPVTDHVVAAYSNDERVRAAYARQAAHDWHEFIAFRGRELYPGGRLVVLTTALDDDGDVGYRPLFRSIAGALTELITDGVVSAEEVTRMSLPIAGRRAVDFTAPFAPSGRFERLEIQHVEVIDAQDRIFAAYQGDRGASAFGTRWADFCRFTAFADLGAAIEGDPDRLPVFYDRLHAGIAARLSAEPEEMRIPIAAVVLEKRRPSQ; this comes from the coding sequence ATGGCCAAGCCGCGCCGAACCACACCCCGCCCGCACACCGCCGGAATGAGTTCGGCGATCAGCCTTTTGCAGCTGGCGGCGCACACGGTACCGATCCCGACGCCGCCACAGCCGATCGTCATCGCCGACTACGGGGCCGGCACTGCGCAGAATTCGATGCAACCGATCAATGCCGCCATCGCGGCCGTCCGCGGCCGCACCCGCCCCGAGCACTCGGTTCTGGTGACGCACACCGATGTCGCCGACAATGACTTCACCACGATGTTCCGAATCCTGGAGGAGGATCCGGAGTCCTATCGGCACCGGGATTCGGCCACCTTCAGTTCGGCGATCGGCCGGTCGTTCTACAGCCAGATCCTGCCCTCGAACAGTGTCCACCTCGGCTGGTCAGCATGGGCAGTAGCGAGACTGAGCACGGTGCCGATGCCGGTCACCGACCACGTCGTCGCGGCCTACAGCAACGACGAACGGGTGCGCGCGGCCTATGCCAGGCAGGCCGCTCACGACTGGCACGAATTCATTGCTTTTCGCGGCCGCGAGCTGTATCCGGGTGGCCGGCTGGTGGTATTGACGACCGCACTGGACGATGACGGCGACGTGGGGTATCGCCCGTTGTTCCGCTCCATCGCCGGCGCGTTGACCGAGCTGATCACCGACGGTGTGGTGAGCGCCGAGGAGGTGACCCGGATGTCACTTCCGATCGCCGGACGGCGCGCGGTGGATTTCACCGCACCATTCGCCCCGTCGGGCCGGTTCGAGCGGCTGGAGATCCAGCACGTGGAGGTGATCGACGCGCAGGACCGGATCTTCGCTGCCTACCAAGGCGACAGGGGCGCAAGCGCTTTCGGGACCCGTTGGGCCGATTTCTGCCGGTTCACCGCGTTCGCCGATCTGGGCGCGGCAATCGAGGGTGACCCGGACCGGTTGCCGGTCTTCTACGACCGGCTGCATGCCGGTATCGCGGCGCGACTGTCCGCCGAGCCCGAGGAGATGCGCATTCCGATCGCAGCGGTGGTACTGGAGAAGCGCCGGCCGAGCCAGTGA
- a CDS encoding SHOCT domain-containing protein: protein MTHFGSEKRRGSRADGDHRAYRATTLTVGGKGLMVPPIQLDITPPAGVAKPLITDSMSSSSKTNREITVRVFTAHIKQAGTYRIDAKASVFESQNPRLIFGHSSPYYWVMWPFIGMAILAGVALALSAVWAQRSGKRAYPVSTFTPTYTPTDVGIQVPNDQAVRIEQLKTIAGLRDTGALTEAEYEGEKRRILGS, encoded by the coding sequence ATGACACACTTCGGAAGTGAAAAACGGAGGGGGAGCCGCGCGGACGGCGATCATCGTGCCTACCGCGCCACCACTCTCACCGTGGGCGGCAAGGGGCTGATGGTCCCTCCGATCCAACTGGACATCACACCGCCGGCCGGAGTGGCCAAACCGCTTATCACCGATTCGATGAGCAGTTCATCGAAGACCAACCGGGAAATCACCGTGCGGGTCTTCACGGCCCACATCAAGCAGGCCGGCACCTACCGTATTGACGCCAAGGCATCGGTCTTCGAATCTCAGAATCCCCGGTTGATATTCGGGCACAGCAGCCCGTACTACTGGGTGATGTGGCCCTTCATCGGGATGGCGATTCTCGCCGGCGTCGCGCTCGCCCTCTCCGCCGTGTGGGCGCAACGCTCGGGCAAGCGGGCGTATCCGGTATCCACCTTCACACCGACGTATACGCCGACCGATGTCGGGATCCAGGTTCCCAACGATCAGGCGGTCCGGATCGAACAGCTCAAAACCATTGCTGGCCTGCGTGATACCGGTGCGCTGACCGAAGCCGAGTACGAAGGCGAGAAGCGCCGGATCCTGGGCAGCTGA
- a CDS encoding ArsR/SmtB family transcription factor, with the protein MDEESVDACDLLCLDLPHAEAIRTALPDLGHVEPAAAAARALGDPTRLRIAAALHDGEEMCVCDMAWVVGAPQNLVSHHLRQLKVADMVVSRRNGRLVMYRLTERGRTLTAAVLGTTARIETDRV; encoded by the coding sequence ATGGATGAGGAATCGGTGGACGCTTGCGACCTGTTGTGCCTGGATCTGCCGCACGCTGAGGCGATCCGCACCGCCCTGCCCGACCTGGGGCACGTCGAACCCGCCGCCGCGGCCGCCCGGGCTCTGGGCGACCCGACACGTCTGAGGATCGCCGCCGCCCTGCATGACGGTGAGGAGATGTGTGTCTGCGATATGGCCTGGGTTGTCGGGGCCCCGCAAAACCTGGTGTCCCATCACCTGCGCCAACTCAAGGTCGCCGACATGGTGGTCTCGCGCCGCAACGGACGGCTGGTGATGTACCGGCTGACTGAGCGCGGTCGCACGCTGACCGCCGCGGTCTTGGGGACGACTGCGCGCATCGAGACCGACCGTGTCTGA
- a CDS encoding heavy metal translocating P-type ATPase — protein sequence MSDACCGPRENEPHAGPENLWQVRELQLAALAAVPLAAGWLLARAGHGSWSLAMEVVAVGIGAATFAPDALRNLRHGRIGVGTLMTIAAVGAVALGQIAEAALLGILFSIAEGLEHYAVTRTRRGLRALLSLVPPRATVIRDGLEMTVSPEDLALGDVMVLRPGERAATDGTIISGRTNLDLSAITGESVPAEAGPGSDVHAGAINGGGAIEVTVSALAADSSLARIVHLVEQAQERKGAGQRLADRIAKPLVPAIMVLAAAIAGIGALLGDPTLWLERALVVLVAASPCALAIAVPLTVVAAIGAASGQGALVKGGAAVEELGRIKVVALDKTGTLTRNKPRVVTTVTVGGVTEAQALRTAAALEARSEHPLAEAILSAAEDTAPASEVTAIAGHGIQGHAEGATIRLGKPSWIPPGPLTDDVTRLQDAGATVVVLERDGRVIAAIAVRDELRPEAAEAVQLLDRIGIEVAMLTGDNRRTADALAAQAGITTVHAELLPEDKARLLPELARGKPIAMVGDGVNDAPALATADIGIAMGAMGTDVAIETADVALMGEDLRHLPQVLVHTRHARKIMVQNIGFSLAIIGSLIPLAAFGVLGLATVVFIHEFAEVLVILNAIRAARTQPLPGLTISPATSAAAHNLDIGALPPGHR from the coding sequence GTGTCTGACGCATGCTGCGGGCCCCGGGAGAATGAGCCACACGCCGGCCCCGAGAACCTGTGGCAGGTCCGCGAACTGCAACTGGCCGCGCTGGCCGCGGTGCCGCTCGCGGCCGGATGGCTGCTCGCCCGGGCCGGACACGGATCCTGGTCGCTGGCCATGGAAGTCGTGGCGGTGGGGATCGGCGCGGCCACCTTCGCGCCTGACGCGCTACGCAACCTGCGGCACGGCCGCATCGGCGTGGGAACGCTGATGACGATCGCCGCGGTCGGGGCGGTCGCGCTCGGGCAGATCGCCGAAGCGGCGTTGCTGGGAATCTTGTTCTCGATCGCCGAGGGCCTCGAACACTACGCGGTCACCCGTACCCGCCGCGGCCTGCGCGCCCTGCTGTCGCTGGTGCCGCCCAGGGCCACGGTGATCCGCGACGGCCTCGAAATGACCGTGTCGCCCGAGGATTTGGCGCTCGGCGATGTGATGGTGCTGCGGCCTGGGGAACGCGCGGCAACAGACGGGACGATCATCTCGGGCCGCACCAACCTGGACCTTTCAGCGATCACCGGCGAATCGGTCCCGGCCGAGGCCGGACCCGGCAGCGATGTGCACGCCGGGGCGATCAACGGCGGCGGTGCCATCGAAGTCACGGTTAGCGCACTGGCCGCCGACAGTTCACTGGCCCGCATTGTGCATCTCGTCGAGCAAGCCCAGGAACGCAAAGGTGCCGGCCAACGGCTGGCCGATCGGATCGCCAAACCGCTGGTGCCGGCGATCATGGTGCTCGCCGCGGCGATCGCCGGGATCGGTGCCCTGCTCGGGGATCCGACGCTGTGGCTGGAGCGAGCATTGGTGGTGCTGGTGGCGGCCTCCCCCTGTGCATTGGCGATCGCGGTGCCGCTGACGGTGGTCGCGGCCATCGGCGCCGCCAGCGGCCAAGGTGCTCTGGTCAAAGGCGGGGCGGCGGTCGAAGAACTCGGGCGGATCAAAGTTGTCGCCCTGGACAAGACCGGTACCCTCACCCGCAACAAACCCAGGGTCGTCACGACCGTCACGGTGGGCGGTGTCACCGAGGCGCAGGCGCTGCGCACCGCGGCCGCGCTGGAAGCCCGAAGCGAACATCCACTGGCCGAAGCGATCCTGTCGGCCGCCGAGGACACCGCACCGGCCAGCGAGGTGACCGCGATCGCCGGGCACGGAATCCAGGGCCATGCTGAGGGCGCCACGATCCGGCTCGGCAAGCCCAGCTGGATTCCACCGGGCCCGCTGACTGACGATGTGACACGTCTGCAAGATGCGGGTGCCACCGTCGTGGTTCTCGAACGCGACGGCCGCGTCATCGCCGCCATCGCCGTTCGTGACGAACTGCGCCCGGAAGCCGCTGAGGCCGTGCAGCTTTTGGACCGGATCGGGATCGAGGTGGCGATGCTCACCGGCGACAACCGGCGCACCGCCGACGCGCTGGCGGCCCAGGCCGGCATCACCACCGTGCATGCCGAACTGCTGCCCGAAGACAAGGCCAGGCTGCTGCCCGAGCTGGCTCGTGGCAAGCCGATCGCCATGGTCGGCGACGGGGTCAACGATGCCCCCGCGTTGGCCACCGCCGACATCGGAATCGCCATGGGAGCCATGGGCACCGATGTCGCGATCGAAACCGCCGATGTCGCGCTCATGGGTGAAGACCTGCGCCACCTGCCGCAGGTCTTGGTCCACACGCGGCACGCCCGAAAAATCATGGTACAAAACATCGGATTCTCGCTGGCCATCATCGGATCACTGATCCCGCTCGCCGCGTTCGGGGTGCT
- a CDS encoding DUF3145 domain-containing protein encodes MRASNQFADAATGVVYVHASPAAVCPHVEWALSSTLSARANLKWTPQPAMPGQLRAVTNWVGPVGTGAQLANALRSWSVLRFEVTEDPSSGVDGHRWCHTPHLGLWSGAMSANGDVMVGEMRLRSLMAGGADMLAAELDTVLGTAWDESLEPYRNGGDGGEVSWLNRGVG; translated from the coding sequence ATGCGTGCGTCGAACCAATTCGCCGATGCGGCGACGGGCGTGGTGTATGTCCATGCCTCACCCGCAGCGGTGTGCCCTCACGTTGAGTGGGCGTTGTCGTCGACCCTGTCGGCGCGGGCGAACCTCAAGTGGACGCCGCAACCGGCCATGCCCGGCCAGTTGCGCGCGGTAACCAATTGGGTTGGGCCCGTCGGCACCGGGGCGCAGCTGGCCAATGCCCTGCGCTCCTGGTCAGTGCTGCGCTTCGAGGTGACCGAGGATCCCAGTTCCGGAGTGGACGGACACCGCTGGTGCCACACCCCCCACCTCGGCCTGTGGAGCGGTGCCATGAGCGCCAACGGCGACGTCATGGTCGGCGAGATGCGGCTGCGGTCCCTGATGGCCGGCGGCGCCGACATGTTGGCGGCCGAACTCGACACCGTCCTCGGTACTGCATGGGACGAGTCTCTGGAGCCCTACCGCAACGGCGGTGACGGCGGCGAGGTGTCCTGGCTGAACCGGGGCGTGGGATAG
- a CDS encoding chemotaxis protein CheY — protein MVDDRTQLLVVARSAYRRNDWRTSYESFSRVDGVQTLGTDDLAVYAAAAWRQGYGRESVRINEQVHTRLLRTDPVQAAMKAAELGLAWLARGHVALAGSWGHRAQALLDGIPLTTAHGYLAYLLAVTAADAGDHVRFAAATTRLAAVAAELDDAALLTLAQALGGMAAGAAGDPAGYQALDQVLLPVLDEPVPVEWAADVYRRALNLAHRRGTADRVTSWSQSMQRWCEATEPESTQSSYRAVCDVHRLSAVADGDPGELVRRVVGLRRLVADVDAVAAGLVEELLSRSLAASRGRAG, from the coding sequence GTGGTCGACGATCGAACCCAACTGCTGGTGGTCGCACGCTCGGCGTATCGGCGAAATGACTGGCGCACCAGCTACGAATCCTTCAGTCGCGTCGACGGGGTACAGACCCTCGGCACCGACGATCTGGCGGTGTACGCCGCCGCGGCCTGGCGTCAGGGCTACGGCCGCGAATCCGTGCGGATCAACGAGCAGGTCCACACCCGCTTGCTGCGCACGGACCCGGTGCAGGCGGCGATGAAGGCGGCCGAGCTCGGCCTGGCCTGGTTGGCCCGCGGGCACGTGGCGCTGGCGGGCAGTTGGGGGCACCGAGCGCAGGCACTGCTCGACGGCATCCCGTTGACCACCGCGCACGGTTACCTGGCGTACCTGCTCGCCGTGACGGCGGCCGATGCCGGCGATCACGTGCGGTTCGCTGCGGCGACAACACGCTTGGCTGCCGTGGCCGCAGAACTGGACGATGCGGCTCTGCTAACGCTCGCGCAGGCGCTGGGCGGCATGGCGGCCGGCGCCGCCGGTGACCCGGCCGGGTATCAGGCCCTCGATCAGGTGCTGCTGCCGGTGCTCGACGAACCGGTGCCGGTCGAATGGGCGGCAGACGTGTACCGCCGGGCGTTGAATCTGGCGCACCGCCGGGGCACCGCTGATCGGGTGACTTCCTGGTCGCAGTCGATGCAGCGGTGGTGTGAAGCCACCGAACCGGAATCAACACAGTCGTCCTACCGCGCGGTCTGTGACGTGCACCGGCTCTCGGCGGTCGCCGACGGCGATCCGGGTGAGCTGGTGCGGCGGGTGGTCGGCCTGCGTCGCCTGGTCGCCGATGTGGATGCGGTGGCAGCGGGCCTGGTCGAGGAATTGCTTTCGCGGAGCTTGGCAGCGAGTCGGGGGCGTGCCGGATAG
- a CDS encoding excalibur calcium-binding domain-containing protein, which produces MFRAFAVAAALIGGAIGTAPMAQADPPYRYCKDAYADGRSNMTTDDPGYADHLDRDGDGIACEKQS; this is translated from the coding sequence ATGTTTCGTGCCTTCGCCGTCGCAGCGGCCCTCATCGGCGGCGCCATTGGTACAGCCCCCATGGCGCAGGCCGATCCGCCGTATCGGTACTGCAAGGACGCCTACGCCGACGGCCGATCCAACATGACGACCGACGATCCCGGCTATGCCGACCACCTCGACCGCGACGGCGACGGCATCGCCTGCGAGAAGCAGTCGTAG
- a CDS encoding serine hydrolase domain-containing protein, whose product MSVAEVLRVIDTWPVDSAAAAVVGPSGVLADRGDTSKAFTLASVTKPLVARAVQIAIEEGAVELDTPAGPPGSTIRHLLAHASGVSMSSAEVLARPGQRRIYSNYGFELLARAVEDAADIEFGRYLTEAVFEPLQMSTSTLLGGTQAAGFGGVSTVADLAAFAAELLRPALVSQQLHDDAVTVQFPGLDGVLPGFGVQRPNDWGLGFELRDGKSPHWTGSANSPRTFGHFGQSGTFLWVDPAADLALVVLTDRDFGDWTYPLWPAISDGVLRENGTD is encoded by the coding sequence ATGAGCGTCGCCGAAGTCCTCCGTGTAATCGATACCTGGCCGGTCGACTCGGCCGCCGCAGCCGTGGTCGGCCCGTCCGGGGTCCTGGCCGACCGTGGCGACACGAGCAAGGCCTTCACGTTGGCCTCGGTGACCAAACCGCTCGTGGCGCGGGCCGTGCAGATCGCGATCGAAGAGGGCGCGGTCGAACTGGACACTCCGGCCGGCCCGCCCGGTTCGACGATCCGCCACTTGTTGGCGCACGCGTCGGGGGTGTCCATGAGTTCGGCCGAGGTGCTGGCGCGCCCGGGACAGCGCCGGATCTATTCGAATTACGGATTCGAACTATTGGCCCGCGCCGTCGAGGACGCCGCCGACATCGAGTTCGGCCGCTATCTGACCGAGGCGGTGTTCGAGCCTCTGCAGATGTCCACATCGACATTGTTGGGCGGGACGCAGGCGGCCGGGTTCGGCGGCGTGTCGACCGTTGCCGACCTCGCCGCGTTCGCCGCCGAGTTGCTTCGGCCGGCACTGGTGTCACAGCAACTGCACGACGACGCGGTGACGGTGCAGTTTCCCGGGCTCGACGGGGTGCTGCCGGGGTTCGGGGTGCAACGGCCGAACGACTGGGGGTTGGGGTTCGAGCTCCGGGACGGCAAATCGCCGCACTGGACCGGATCGGCAAACTCGCCGCGCACGTTTGGACATTTCGGCCAATCGGGCACGTTTCTGTGGGTCGATCCGGCCGCTGACCTGGCCTTGGTGGTGCTGACCGACCGCGATTTCGGGGACTGGACCTACCCGCTGTGGCCGGCAATTTCTGATGGTGTGCTGAGAGAAAACGGGACAGACTAG
- a CDS encoding acetolactate synthase large subunit, producing the protein MSTGAEVVVNRLLAEGVDVCFANPGTSEMHFVAALDAAPAMRPVLCLFEGVATGAADGYARIAGTPAATLLHLGPGMANGLANLHNARRAFTPVVNVVGDHATYHQPLDAPLESDIDALGRWTQGSVHRPESAADLDAAVHAAVHSATSTPGRVATLILPADYSWGSTPQNLLSDNGVGGSETGDADTLLDAAGAAELLRAQGERAVLLLGGAATHADGLRAAARINAATGARVLVETFPARLTRGQGVPVIERLGYLAEQATQQLSGATHLVLVGAKSPVSFFAYPGKPSVLVPDGTEVSTLVVDELVGLADELGGVAPAPAQPGPAELPTGPLNPQNLAQVIAALLPENAIISDEANTSGVFLPAATASAPRHDVLTLTGGAIGQGLPVAVGAAIAAPHRPVIALQSDGSAAYTISALWTMAREQLDVTVVILNNHAYAILQLELLRVGTQANGERSRSLLDLSRPDIDFALIAQGFGVPATRATTAEQLADQFRTALAEPGPHLIDAALPTWSPG; encoded by the coding sequence GTGAGTACCGGCGCCGAAGTGGTGGTGAACCGCCTGCTCGCCGAAGGTGTCGACGTGTGCTTCGCCAACCCGGGCACCTCGGAGATGCACTTCGTCGCCGCGCTGGATGCCGCCCCGGCCATGCGTCCGGTGCTGTGCCTGTTCGAAGGCGTCGCGACCGGAGCTGCTGACGGGTACGCCCGCATCGCCGGCACCCCCGCGGCGACCTTGCTGCACCTCGGCCCCGGAATGGCCAACGGTCTGGCCAATCTGCACAACGCCCGGCGCGCGTTCACGCCGGTGGTCAACGTCGTCGGCGATCATGCGACCTACCATCAACCGCTCGACGCGCCGCTGGAATCCGACATCGACGCGCTCGGGCGCTGGACACAGGGTTCGGTGCACCGGCCCGAATCGGCCGCCGACCTCGACGCCGCCGTCCACGCCGCAGTGCACAGTGCGACCAGTACACCCGGACGGGTCGCCACCCTGATCCTTCCTGCGGACTATTCCTGGGGCAGCACGCCGCAGAACCTCTTGTCGGACAACGGTGTCGGGGGATCGGAAACCGGCGACGCCGACACGCTCCTGGACGCCGCGGGCGCCGCCGAACTGCTGCGCGCCCAGGGGGAGCGTGCCGTGTTGTTGCTCGGCGGTGCCGCCACCCACGCCGACGGTCTGCGGGCGGCAGCGCGAATCAACGCGGCCACCGGGGCGCGCGTCCTGGTCGAGACCTTTCCGGCCCGGCTGACTCGCGGGCAGGGGGTGCCTGTCATCGAGCGCCTCGGCTACCTCGCCGAGCAGGCCACCCAACAGCTCTCGGGGGCAACACATCTGGTGTTGGTCGGGGCGAAGTCCCCGGTGTCGTTCTTCGCCTATCCGGGCAAGCCGAGCGTGCTGGTGCCCGACGGTACCGAAGTCAGCACCCTGGTTGTCGATGAATTGGTCGGCCTCGCCGACGAATTGGGCGGGGTGGCGCCGGCCCCAGCGCAACCCGGCCCCGCCGAGTTGCCGACGGGACCGCTCAACCCGCAGAACCTGGCGCAGGTGATCGCCGCGCTGCTGCCCGAGAACGCGATCATCTCGGATGAGGCCAACACCAGCGGCGTGTTCCTGCCGGCCGCCACCGCGTCGGCCCCGCGCCACGATGTCCTCACCCTCACCGGTGGCGCGATCGGGCAAGGCCTGCCGGTGGCAGTCGGAGCCGCGATCGCCGCGCCGCACCGCCCGGTCATCGCCCTGCAGTCCGACGGCAGTGCCGCATACACCATTTCGGCGCTGTGGACGATGGCTCGCGAGCAACTCGACGTCACCGTGGTGATCCTGAACAACCACGCCTACGCCATCCTGCAACTCGAGTTGTTACGAGTGGGTACCCAGGCCAACGGGGAACGGTCGCGCTCACTGCTCGACCTGAGCCGTCCCGACATCGACTTCGCCTTGATAGCACAGGGATTCGGTGTCCCGGCTACTCGGGCCACCACCGCGGAGCAACTCGCCGACCAGTTCCGCACGGCGCTGGCCGAGCCGGGGCCGCACCTGATCGACGCTGCGCTGCCGACCTGGTCGCCGGGTTGA
- a CDS encoding S-(hydroxymethyl)mycothiol dehydrogenase, which yields MSQTVRGVISRSKGQPVELVDIVIPDPGPGEVVVDILACGVCHTDLTYREGGINDEYPFLLGHEAAGTVESVGAGVTHVEPGDFVILNWRAVCGECRACKRGRPHLCFDTHNAAQKMTLTDGTELTPALGIGAFADKTLVHEGQCTKVDSAADPAVAGLLGCGVMAGIGAAINTGAVTRDDTVAVIGCGGVGDAAIAGAALVGAKKIIAVDVDNRKLNVAREFGATHTINARELDAVKTIQDLTGGFGADVVIDAVGRPETWKQAFYARDLAGTVVLVGVPTPDMTLEMPLVDFFSRGGSLKSSWYGDCLPERDFPTLISLYLQGRLPLEKFVSERIGLDAIEDAFHKMHAGEVLRSVVVLKK from the coding sequence ATGAGCCAGACGGTGCGAGGTGTGATTTCCCGGTCCAAAGGTCAGCCGGTCGAACTGGTCGACATTGTCATCCCCGATCCGGGTCCCGGTGAGGTGGTGGTCGACATCCTCGCCTGCGGGGTGTGTCACACCGACCTGACCTACCGCGAGGGCGGCATCAACGATGAATACCCGTTCCTGCTGGGGCATGAAGCTGCCGGCACCGTGGAGTCCGTCGGTGCGGGCGTGACCCACGTCGAGCCCGGCGACTTCGTGATTCTGAACTGGCGCGCGGTGTGCGGGGAATGCCGCGCCTGCAAGCGGGGTCGCCCGCATCTGTGTTTCGACACCCACAATGCGGCCCAGAAGATGACGCTGACCGATGGCACCGAGCTGACCCCGGCGCTCGGTATCGGCGCGTTCGCCGACAAGACCCTGGTGCACGAAGGTCAGTGCACCAAGGTCGATTCCGCGGCAGACCCGGCGGTGGCCGGCTTGCTGGGCTGCGGGGTGATGGCCGGCATCGGTGCGGCGATCAACACCGGCGCGGTGACCCGTGACGACACCGTCGCGGTGATCGGCTGCGGCGGTGTGGGTGATGCCGCGATCGCCGGTGCCGCCCTGGTCGGCGCGAAGAAGATCATCGCCGTCGATGTCGACAACCGGAAGTTGAACGTGGCCCGCGAGTTCGGTGCCACCCACACCATCAACGCCCGTGAGCTCGATGCGGTCAAGACCATCCAGGACCTCACCGGCGGCTTCGGTGCCGACGTCGTGATCGATGCGGTCGGCCGCCCCGAAACCTGGAAGCAGGCGTTCTACGCCCGCGACCTGGCCGGCACCGTGGTGCTGGTCGGCGTCCCGACCCCGGATATGACGCTGGAGATGCCGCTGGTCGACTTCTTCTCCCGCGGCGGGTCTTTGAAGTCCTCCTGGTACGGCGACTGCCTGCCCGAGCGCGACTTCCCCACCCTGATCTCCCTGTACCTGCAGGGCCGGCTGCCGTTGGAGAAGTTCGTCTCCGAGCGCATCGGCCTCGACGCGATCGAGGATGCGTTCCACAAGATGCACGCCGGTGAGGTGCTGCGGTCCGTGGTGGTGCTGAAGAAATGA
- a CDS encoding LPXTG cell wall anchor domain-containing protein: MPRDESDAPETAGPARRVALRYWVALFLVGLAGIFVAQNRDRVGVHVLWVTVESPMWFILVIIFVMGILIGLLLRRRRRT; encoded by the coding sequence ATGCCCCGCGACGAGTCGGATGCCCCCGAGACCGCAGGACCGGCACGCCGGGTGGCACTCCGCTACTGGGTTGCCTTGTTCCTGGTCGGCCTGGCTGGGATCTTCGTCGCGCAGAACCGTGATCGGGTGGGTGTTCACGTGCTGTGGGTGACCGTCGAGTCGCCGATGTGGTTCATCTTGGTCATCATCTTCGTCATGGGCATTCTCATCGGACTGCTGCTGCGGCGGCGACGGCGAACCTAG
- a CDS encoding MBL fold metallo-hydrolase: protein MSGPSQIQRVVTSGKFELDGGSWDVDNNIWVVGDDKDVVVFDAAHTAAPIIEAVAGRNVVAVVCTHGHNDHITVAPELGKTLDAPVLLHPADEMLWRAVHPDSEFHTVEDGLVLRAGGIELHALHTPGHSPGSVCWSIPELNAVVSGDTLFQGGPGATGRSFSDFPTILDSISKRLGMLPGETVVYTGHGDTTTIGDEIVHYDEWVARGH from the coding sequence ATGAGCGGGCCCTCTCAGATCCAGCGCGTCGTCACCAGCGGAAAATTCGAACTCGACGGCGGCAGCTGGGACGTCGACAACAACATCTGGGTCGTCGGTGACGACAAAGATGTCGTGGTGTTCGACGCGGCCCACACCGCCGCCCCGATCATCGAGGCCGTGGCTGGGCGCAACGTCGTCGCGGTGGTGTGCACGCACGGCCACAACGACCACATCACCGTCGCTCCCGAATTGGGCAAAACGTTGGACGCCCCGGTGCTGCTGCACCCGGCCGACGAGATGCTGTGGCGAGCCGTCCACCCCGACAGTGAGTTTCACACCGTCGAGGACGGTCTGGTGTTGCGCGCCGGCGGCATCGAGCTGCACGCCCTGCACACCCCGGGACACTCCCCCGGATCAGTCTGCTGGTCGATCCCCGAGCTGAACGCGGTGGTCTCGGGCGACACCCTGTTCCAGGGCGGGCCGGGCGCCACCGGAAGATCGTTCTCCGACTTCCCGACGATCCTGGACTCGATCTCCAAGCGGCTGGGAATGCTGCCCGGCGAGACCGTCGTCTACACCGGCCACGGCGACACCACCACCATCGGTGACGAGATCGTGCACTACGACGAGTGGGTCGCCCGCGGGCACTGA